DNA sequence from the Manihot esculenta cultivar AM560-2 chromosome 11, M.esculenta_v8, whole genome shotgun sequence genome:
TGTAATTTGCACTAAAGCAGGCTTGATACCAGCACAACTAGAAACATGACAATAAGATGATATCTGCTTGCTTAGATTATGTAAACTGTAATGCAGATAATTGATGCTCTCCAGGTCAGTAAAAAAGCAGCATGATTCATTTAGAGTATCACAAGCACAATGCAGATAATTGATGCTCTCCTGGTCAGTAAAAAAGCAGGCACGATTCATTTAGAGTATCACAAGCACCACATGAACGCACCAAAAAAGAAgaatagaagaagaagagaaaatggCCCTGGGAGGGGGGAGGTACGACAAAGCCATCAAACCTTGTACAATAAATTTGAGTGTGAGGGCGTAGGAACTTTGGAACTTTTACAAATGCTTCGAAAGGTGTAGGGGCAAGTGGTGCATCACTTGGTCCTATTAAAGAGAAACATGTGAAAACATCACCATAATAAGCTAATGGCTGAACAAATCCGTGAAAGGATAGAATAGAACAGCTGTAGAAGACAAAGCCAGTAAATGAATCAGGGAGTTAATGAAACATACCACAATAATAAGTAGTTAAAACACGAGCATCAGGAGCATAAGCATGGATCTCACTGGCCATGTTGCGGACTGAATCATATTGTTCCAAATTCAGTGGCTGCCATTAGTGAATTGGGTATTAGAATAAATCGGATATGAAGAATAACACAAtggaatgcaatgcaacagtaAGGAGTTAAAACATCTAAAATTGTGTAAACATGTTTCATAGACTGAAAGATTGATTACTGTACTTCCCACTACAGCTGCAaggatataaaaaaataaaaataaaactaaaaagagGGAAATCTCTGGATGAGACCATTTTGGCAATGGTGGTCCTAAAGGTGCCATAGACCAAAAAAGACAAgactaaaatattatattatcttgTCTTGTCAACAAGTATAATAATCGTGAAATATTGGAGACAATTTTCCTGCCAATTTGGAACAattctctttttcattttttttcctcaAAAAGGTGTTTATTAGAAACAAAAAGCACAAATGCCATCAAAGATGAAAATaagtacaaaaaaaaaattcaccccAATTGGACTAGAAAGAATTTGTCTACCTCGTCCCACAAATAAAAATAGGCTTTCTTCCAATGAGATTTTGTCCTCAAGATCTCAACTTCTTTCTGCAAGTAATCCTTCGCTGCATCATTACTGTTGCACAACAAAAAACCAGTTGAAAATCATCAGCACTAAATGATAATATACCTGACAGAAGCGAGCATGGACAACTGATTGTATACCCAGAGACTGCTTGATTGTATGGTACAGCATATGCTGCCAATCTTGGGTCAGACAAATATTCATCTGATTTTGGATGACCAGCTGCAGCGGCAAAAAGAAACAAGGATATAGATTCAGCAATTATGCATTTGGCATTCACTTGGCACTTGGCAGTTGAAGACCGCAAGTTACCACTGCCAACACGAGGAATATAGGCATTTCCAAAAGCTTCAAAGTATATACTGTCAATGCTAGCTTTCCTCATTAAGTTACCTGGCCATGGGCAGGTGTATGTCAAAACACGCATGCTATCTCCCCATCTGCAGAAGTACGGGCTTATTTTATACTGAAGAAGCCACTTGAAATGTTGTTCCAAGGCTTCATACCATTCATCGCTTCCATGTTCAACACCAAAACGATCCTCAATTACAGTATCTGATATCTAAGAATATGGTTAAAGCAGCAGACAATTTAAGTCTTCTGGCCTTCTCGCAGACTGGCAGTAACCTTTAATATGGACACTGGCATCATGTTTAGAAAAAATTTTCTAGGGACATATTAAAGTTTGCTATACATGAAGCCAATGTCTGAAGTGAAGTTTACTATCGCTTTACAAAATGTGTTTAATGTCATCAATTGAggttgtaatatatatatatatatatatataatagagtGCCACTTGTCACTTTTAGGcggaaattattttaaaaaccaactttattatattcatataGATATGAAATATGGTAGAATATGCAAGAGGGAATATCCTCCATCTATGGTGAAACAAACTTAGATTTGACTTTAGAACTATCCGGCGTATTCTGCTTGGGTTAGTTAGTCAAGCATAACAGTTTGATGCATTTAAGGTCTTTTTTCAGTTCATTAAAGTGCCCAACTTGTTTTTTGACACCCTTCTTCCATTTCTCCTGGAAATGTGTCaaattacagattggtatctgtTCAATTCTTATATTTGCAGTAAACATTCAGTGAACATCTCCAATTTCactttcataaatatttaagtCCATCAAAATAAGGATACACCAAAAACAGCAGGAAGTGAAGGAGTTGCTGGAAGTATGAAATCCCATACAGTTAAATTTAGCTTTACACGAACTGAGAGATTTGAAATGGCATCTTCATCCATCATATCAACTGGCCCATTATCTGAAAAGAATTCAGAAAATGTAGACAGAAGAACTTTTCTCAAAGATGTAGTTGCCGATTTCACTCTTTCTACCTGAAAGAAAATTCCTTGTATGAATAGcttgtaaaaaaatatattaaatctttatattattaGGTGGAGAACGATGAAAAAGAAGATGAATGACCAGTTCAGATATATACCACTTCATCCAATGGTTTTCCTTCAATAGGCTCCACAGTGTCAAGACAGTTCCTAAGTTCTGTATATAGACGATGCTTCTCACCTCTGTTCAAGCACTGTGATCGAGATCTGCTATGGATCAATGAATTGTGATAGTCAACTCCATGTACAATGAGATAATAACTAGTTAACATGCAAGCCAAAACGAGTTAAGTACTAATAATTTAAGAAAGAGAGAAACAGGTATTACTCTGACTCAGCTTTCACAGCAGAAATTATGAACTCCCCTTCATATTGACCCGGTGGCTGTGCACTTGGAACATCTATGGAGACCCAAACAGCAGTTGTTTCTCTGCGGCAAGGATAACAACATATTTTTTCTGaacatttttttttcagaaCACATTTTTTTCTGAACACATCAAAGCAAGTGTTCTGAAATAAATGAAAGAGTCAATACCCAGGAATTAGGCTTATCTGACTAACTGGATGATCCAAGGGCACAAGAGCATCTGGGACACCTAATATGGAAACCACTCTTCGAAACATTATTGATTGTCCAACAAGCAACCTGTCGATAACCCATACAATAAAACAATGGAACAAGAAAACTAAACCACTAAGCTACAAAAG
Encoded proteins:
- the LOC110626759 gene encoding uncharacterized protein LOC110626759 isoform X1; amino-acid sequence: MDNAGGTPQDVVVPPVEGVAGGGTAYGWSDGGLHGTNPLKGSIDPLEVPTADLVHVWCMPSTANVGPQEIPRHLEPVNLLAARNERESVQIAIRPKVSWSSSGNAGIVQIQCTDLSSTSGDRLLVGQSIMFRRVVSILGVPDALVPLDHPVSQISLIPGETTAVWVSIDVPSAQPPGQYEGEFIISAVKAESDRSRSQCLNRGEKHRLYTELRNCLDTVEPIEGKPLDEVVERVKSATTSLRKVLLSTFSEFFSDNGPVDMMDEDAISNLSVRVKLNLTVWDFILPATPSLPAVFGISDTVIEDRFGVEHGSDEWYEALEQHFKWLLQYKISPYFCRWGDSMRVLTYTCPWPAGHPKSDEYLSDPRLAAYAVPYNQAVSGNDAAKDYLQKEVEILRTKSHWKKAYFYLWDEPLNLEQYDSVRNMASEIHAYAPDARVLTTYYCGPSDAPLAPTPFEAFVKVPKFLRPHTQIYCTSEWVLGNREDLVKDIVSELQPESGEEWWTYVCMGPSDPHPNWHLGMRGTQHRAVMWRVWKEGGTGFLYWGANCYEKATVPSAEIRFRRGLPPGDGVLFYPGEAFSSSSQPVASLRLERILSGLQDIEYLKLYASRYGRDEGIALLEKTGVYLGPERYTLEHMPIDVMRGEIFNTCRPMHE
- the LOC110626759 gene encoding uncharacterized protein LOC110626759 isoform X2, whose translation is MDNAGGTPQDVVVPPVEGVAGGGTAYGWSDGGLHGTNPLKGSIDPLEVPTADLVHVWCMPSTANVGPQEIPRHLEPVNLLAARNERESVQIAIRPKVSWSSSGNAGIVQIQCTDLSSTSGDRLLVGQSIMFRRVVSILGVPDALVPLDHPVSQISLIPGETTAVWVSIDVPSAQPPGQYEGEFIISAVKAESESRSQCLNRGEKHRLYTELRNCLDTVEPIEGKPLDEVVERVKSATTSLRKVLLSTFSEFFSDNGPVDMMDEDAISNLSVRVKLNLTVWDFILPATPSLPAVFGISDTVIEDRFGVEHGSDEWYEALEQHFKWLLQYKISPYFCRWGDSMRVLTYTCPWPAGHPKSDEYLSDPRLAAYAVPYNQAVSGNDAAKDYLQKEVEILRTKSHWKKAYFYLWDEPLNLEQYDSVRNMASEIHAYAPDARVLTTYYCGPSDAPLAPTPFEAFVKVPKFLRPHTQIYCTSEWVLGNREDLVKDIVSELQPESGEEWWTYVCMGPSDPHPNWHLGMRGTQHRAVMWRVWKEGGTGFLYWGANCYEKATVPSAEIRFRRGLPPGDGVLFYPGEAFSSSSQPVASLRLERILSGLQDIEYLKLYASRYGRDEGIALLEKTGVYLGPERYTLEHMPIDVMRGEIFNTCRPMHE